One window of the Saccopteryx bilineata isolate mSacBil1 chromosome 2, mSacBil1_pri_phased_curated, whole genome shotgun sequence genome contains the following:
- the RILP gene encoding rab-interacting lysosomal protein isoform X1, producing the protein MEPRRAAPGEHGWGPRMGTGVETAAELVYHLAGALGNELKELARRFGPEAAAGLVPLVVRALELLEKAALGPAPDSLQVSAQQAELELQRLREENEHLRRELLFGPQEERALLRQLKELTDRQRDELRAHNRDLLQRSQETEALQEQLQRLLLVNAELRHKLAAVQTQLRAAGDRESERELRGEGAVELAQERARDQAEGLACEQSQKKPELVTAGTGVPGTPEDLAYAPQQPQHPSNEGQCGFSREELEQILQERNELKANVFLLKEELAYFQRELLTDQRVPGLLLEAMKVAVRKQRKKIKAKMLGITEETESSDDEDGSWILLSSDKGDHPTPPESRIQSFFGLCYRGEAEAPEAKTSSTAPSQLGGEEEAPQQPHLEPMGSS; encoded by the exons ATGGAACCCAGGAGGGCTGCACCTGGGGAGCATGGCTGGGGGCCTCGAATGGGCACAGGGGTAGAGACGGCCGCAGAGCTCGTGTACCATCTAGCGGGAGCCCTGGGCAATGAGCTGAAGGAGCTGGCGCGCCGCTTCGGCCCCGAGGCGGCGGCGGGGCTCGTGCCTCTCGTGGTTCGGGCGCTGGAGCTCCTGGAAAAGGCTGCCCTGGGGCCCGCCCCCGACTCG CTGCAGGTGTCAGCGCAGCAAGCCGAACTGGAGTTGCagcggctgcgggaggagaacgAGCACCTCCGCAGAGAGTTGCTTTTCGGCCCACAGG AGGAGCGCGCATTGCTGCGGCAGCTCAAGGAACTGACCGACCGACAGCGGGACGAACTCCGGGCGCACAACCGTGACCTGCTGCAGCGCAGCCAGGAGACCGAGGCA TTGCAGGAGCAGCTACAGCGCCTCCTGCTGGTGAATGCAGAGTTGCGACACAAGCTGGCCGCAGTGCAAACCCAGCTGCGAGCCGCAGGGGACCGTGAGAGCGAGCGGGAACTGCGGGGTGAAGGAGCCGTGGAGCTGGCTCAGGAGCGGGCACGGGATCAGGCTGAGGGTCTTGCGTGTGAGCAGAGTCAGAAGAAGCCCGAGCTGGTGACTGCTGGAACAGGAGTTCCGGGGACCCCTGAGGACCTG GCGTATGCCCCGCAGCAGCCACAGCATCCCTCCAACGAAGGGCAGTGCGGCTTCAGTCGAGAAGAGCTTGAGCAGATCCTTCAGGAGCGGAATGAGCTCAAAGCCAACGTGTTCCTGCTGAAGGAAGAGCTGGCCTACTTCCAGCG GGAGCTGCTCACAGACCAGAGGGTCCCTGGACTTCTGCTGGAAGCCATGAAGGTGGCTGTCAGGAAGCAGCGGAAGAAGATCAAGGCCAAGATGTTAGGGATCACAGAGGAAACAGAGAGCAG tgacgatgaggatggctcatggaTCCTGCTCTCCAGCGATAAGGGAGACCACCCCACACCCCCTGAGTCCAGAATACAGAGTTT CTTTGGCCTGTGTTACCGGGGTGAAGCAGAGGCCCCTGAAGCCAAGACCAGCAGCACAGCTCCCAGCCAGCTGGGGGGAGAAGAAGAGGCCCCACAGCAACCCCACTTGGAGCCTATGGGGAGCTCCTGA
- the RILP gene encoding rab-interacting lysosomal protein isoform X2, which yields MEPRRAAPGEHGWGPRMGTGVETAAELVYHLAGALGNELKELARRFGPEAAAGLVPLVVRALELLEKAALGPAPDSVSAQQAELELQRLREENEHLRRELLFGPQEERALLRQLKELTDRQRDELRAHNRDLLQRSQETEALQEQLQRLLLVNAELRHKLAAVQTQLRAAGDRESERELRGEGAVELAQERARDQAEGLACEQSQKKPELVTAGTGVPGTPEDLAYAPQQPQHPSNEGQCGFSREELEQILQERNELKANVFLLKEELAYFQRELLTDQRVPGLLLEAMKVAVRKQRKKIKAKMLGITEETESSDDEDGSWILLSSDKGDHPTPPESRIQSFFGLCYRGEAEAPEAKTSSTAPSQLGGEEEAPQQPHLEPMGSS from the exons ATGGAACCCAGGAGGGCTGCACCTGGGGAGCATGGCTGGGGGCCTCGAATGGGCACAGGGGTAGAGACGGCCGCAGAGCTCGTGTACCATCTAGCGGGAGCCCTGGGCAATGAGCTGAAGGAGCTGGCGCGCCGCTTCGGCCCCGAGGCGGCGGCGGGGCTCGTGCCTCTCGTGGTTCGGGCGCTGGAGCTCCTGGAAAAGGCTGCCCTGGGGCCCGCCCCCGACTCG GTGTCAGCGCAGCAAGCCGAACTGGAGTTGCagcggctgcgggaggagaacgAGCACCTCCGCAGAGAGTTGCTTTTCGGCCCACAGG AGGAGCGCGCATTGCTGCGGCAGCTCAAGGAACTGACCGACCGACAGCGGGACGAACTCCGGGCGCACAACCGTGACCTGCTGCAGCGCAGCCAGGAGACCGAGGCA TTGCAGGAGCAGCTACAGCGCCTCCTGCTGGTGAATGCAGAGTTGCGACACAAGCTGGCCGCAGTGCAAACCCAGCTGCGAGCCGCAGGGGACCGTGAGAGCGAGCGGGAACTGCGGGGTGAAGGAGCCGTGGAGCTGGCTCAGGAGCGGGCACGGGATCAGGCTGAGGGTCTTGCGTGTGAGCAGAGTCAGAAGAAGCCCGAGCTGGTGACTGCTGGAACAGGAGTTCCGGGGACCCCTGAGGACCTG GCGTATGCCCCGCAGCAGCCACAGCATCCCTCCAACGAAGGGCAGTGCGGCTTCAGTCGAGAAGAGCTTGAGCAGATCCTTCAGGAGCGGAATGAGCTCAAAGCCAACGTGTTCCTGCTGAAGGAAGAGCTGGCCTACTTCCAGCG GGAGCTGCTCACAGACCAGAGGGTCCCTGGACTTCTGCTGGAAGCCATGAAGGTGGCTGTCAGGAAGCAGCGGAAGAAGATCAAGGCCAAGATGTTAGGGATCACAGAGGAAACAGAGAGCAG tgacgatgaggatggctcatggaTCCTGCTCTCCAGCGATAAGGGAGACCACCCCACACCCCCTGAGTCCAGAATACAGAGTTT CTTTGGCCTGTGTTACCGGGGTGAAGCAGAGGCCCCTGAAGCCAAGACCAGCAGCACAGCTCCCAGCCAGCTGGGGGGAGAAGAAGAGGCCCCACAGCAACCCCACTTGGAGCCTATGGGGAGCTCCTGA
- the SCARF1 gene encoding scavenger receptor class F member 1 isoform X1, which produces MEGVGNCGGQTKSNPLTALTAMELRRLLPLLLLWTRKTQESELDPSGRHVCTASSPAAELQCCPGWRQKDQECTIPLCEGPDACQKDEVCVKPGVCRCKPGFFGAQCNSRCPGQYWGPDCRESCNCHPHGQCEPDTGVCHCQADRWGSRCESVCACSPHGHCDPKTGECRCKPGWWSSTCSHPCQCNPATARCDQATGSCRCDAGWWGRRCSFRCNCHGSPCAQESGRCACRRGWWGPECRQLCECVRGSCNAASGRCACPPGFLGKRCEQPCPAGFYGAQCSHSCGHCKQNEPCSADTGTCESCEPGWNGTQCHQPCPPGTFGENCGQQCPHCLLGEACQPDTGHCQSCDPGWLGPRCEDPCPRGTFGEGCRSSCPTCIQGTCDAVTGECICNAGYWGPSCNTSCPSGFHGNNCSVPCECPEGPCHPVSGACQLGPHSQDAALIAGILVPLLLLLLGIACCACCCWATRLDPKDRPVGDGAAVSRVKLQVWGALTSLGSALSCSSLSSHKLPWVTVSHHDPEIPFNHSFIEPPSAAWASDDSFSSDSESEEDDEGPAYCVPPQEGIIPVAQVESPETSLVGGPFPPPEDASTPFAIPRTSSLARAKRPSVSFAEGTKFAPQSRQSSGELSSPLRKPKRLSRGAQPGPESQGAEESAGPEQAEMDKSPPEATSPRDSATSHRRLPFGVRTVAERVEAIESGVQERSGSVTTIYMLAGTPQESEGPVWSVLRRFGSFKKGQVEPKVKSSIPKPPRRALSRNKGSSRLASGSTSQSPGSAPNEEFPEALESAGTRPEEGARGMRDGIKSSGRVQGPAPEGGPPEQDPQKLANKEGQEEPQYENVAPISGPPEP; this is translated from the exons ATGGAGGGGGTTGGGAACTGTGGGGGCCAAACTAAGTCAAACCCTCTCACTGCACTGACCGCCATGGAGCTGAGGCGGCTGCTCCCACTGCTACTGCTCTGGACTCGGAAGACCCAGGAGTCTGAGCTGGACCCTAGTGGGCGGCATGTCTGCACGGCCAGCAG CCCTGCTGCTGAGCTCCAGTGCTGCCCAGGCTGGAGGCAGAAAGACCAAGAATGCACCATTC CTCTCTGTGAGGGGCCCGATGCCTGCCAGAAAGACGAAGTATGTGTGAAACCAGGCGTTTGTCGATGCAAACCTGGATTCTTTGGGGCCCAGTGCAACTCCC GCTGCCCAGGCCAGTACTGGGGCCCTGACTGCCGCGAGAGCTGCAACTGCCACCCTCATGGCCAGTGCGAGCCTGACACTGGCGTGTGCCACTGCCAAGCAGACCGCTGGGGCAGCCGCTGCGAGTCCGTGTGCGCTTGCAGCCCTCACGGGCATTGTGACCCAAAGACCGGCGAGTGTCGCTGCAAGCCAGGCTGGTGGTCATCCACGTGCAGCCACCCATGCCAATGCAACCCAGCTACGGCGCGCTGTGATCAAGCCACTGGCTCCTGCCGGTGTGATGCAGGCTGGTGGGGCCGCCGCTGCAGCTTCCGCTGCAATTGCCATGGCTCGCCGTGCGCGCAAGAGTCAGGCCGCTGCGCCTGCCGACGCGGCTGGTGGGGCCCCGAGTGCCGGCAGCTTTGCGAGTGCGTGCGCGGCAGCTGCAACGCAGCCTCCGGCCGGTGTGCCTGCCCTCCTGGCTTCCTAGGCAAACGCTGCGAGCAGCCCTGCCCCGCGGGCTTCTATGGGGCACAGTGCAGCCACAG CTGTGGCCACTGCAAGCAGAATGAGCCGTGCTCAGCAGACACAGGCACCTGTGAGTCCTGTGAGCCAGGCTGGAATGGGACCCAGTGCCACCAGCCCTGCCCACCTGGCACCTTTGGCGAGAACTGTGGACAACAGTGCCCCCACTGCCTGCTTGGGGAGGCCTGTCAGCCAGACACTGGCCACTGTCAGAGCTGTGACCCTGGTTGGCTGGGGCCCAG GTGTGAAGACCCCTGCCCCAGGGGGACCTTTGGGGAGGGCTGTCGCTCGAGCTGCCCCACCTGTATTCAGGGGACTTGTGATGCTGTGACTGGGGAATGCATATGCAACGCTGGCTACTGGGGACCCAG CTGCAATACTTCATGCCCATCTGGCTTCCATGGAAACAACTGCTCTGTTCCCTGTGAATGCCCAGAGGGACCCTGCCACCCTGTCTCTGGGGCCTGCCAGCTGG GGCCTCACAGTCAGGATGCTGCCCTCATTGCTGGCATCCTTGTGCctctgctgctgctcctcctgGGCATTGCCTGCTGTGCCTGCTGCTGCTGGGCCACCCGGTTGGACCCCAAGGACAG GCCAGTGGGAGATGGAGCTGCTGTGTCCAGGGTGAAGCTCCAGGTCTGGGGGGCACTGACCAGCCTGGGATCTGCACTGTCCTGCAGTTCCCTCAGCAGCCACAAGCTTCCCTGGGTGACAG TCTCCCACCACGACCCGGAGATCCCCTTCAACCACAGCTTCATTGAACCACCCTCTGCTGCCTGGGCCTCAGACGATTCCTTCTCTTCTGATTCTGAGTCGGAAGAGGACGATGAGGGCCCTGCCTACTGCGTGCCACCTCAGGAAG GGATCATCCCTGTGGCCCAAGTGGAGTCTCCAGAGACCAGCCTGGTTGGAGGTCCCTTCCCGCCCCCCGAGGATGCCTCCACACCGTTTGCCATCCCACGCACTTCCAGTTTAGCACGAGCCAAGCGGCCCTCGGTCTCCTTTGCTGAAGGCACCAAGTTTGCACCGCAGAGTCGCCAAAGCTCAGGGGAGCTCTCCAGCCCACTCCGAAAGCCCAAGCGGCTCTCCCGGGGGGCCCAGCCAGGTCCTGAAAGCCAGGGGGCTGAGGAGTCTGCAGGCCCTGAGCAAGCAGAAATGGACAAGTCCCCTCCTGAGGCAACCAGCCCCAGGGATTCAGCCACTAGCCACCGCCGGCTCCCATTTGGTGTCCGGACAGTGGCTGAGCGTGTGGAAGCCATTGAAAGCGGTGTCCAAGAGAGGTCAGGCTCTGTTACCACGATCTACATGCTGGCAGGGACACCCCAGGAATCTGAGGGCCCAGTCTGGTCTGTCCTCCGCCGTTTTGGTAGCTTCAAGAAAGGCCAGGTAGAGCCCAAGGTCAAGAGTAGCATCCCTAAGCCTCCACGTCGGGCATTGAGTCGGAACAAGGGCAGCTCCAGGCTGGCCTCTGGCTCCACCAGTCAGAGCCCTGGCTCAGCCCCAAATGAAGAGTTCCCTGAGGCCTTGGAGTCTGCAGGAACCAGGCCAGAGGAAGGGGCCAGGGGGATGAGGGATGGCATCAAGAGCTCAGGGAGGGTCCAGGGGCCAGCCCCCGAGGGTGGCCCCCCAGAACAGGATCCCCAGAAGCTAGCCAACAAGGAAGGGCAGGAGGAGCCCCAGTATGAGAATGTTGCACCCATCTCTGGGCCACCAGAGCCCTGA
- the SCARF1 gene encoding scavenger receptor class F member 1 isoform X2 — MEGVGNCGGQTKSNPLTALTAMELRRLLPLLLLWTRKTQESELDPSGRHVCTASSPAAELQCCPGWRQKDQECTIPLCEGPDACQKDEVCVKPGVCRCKPGFFGAQCNSRCPGQYWGPDCRESCNCHPHGQCEPDTGVCHCQADRWGSRCESVCACSPHGHCDPKTGECRCKPGWWSSTCSHPCQCNPATARCDQATGSCRCDAGWWGRRCSFRCNCHGSPCAQESGRCACRRGWWGPECRQLCECVRGSCNAASGRCACPPGFLGKRCEQPCPAGFYGAQCSHSCGHCKQNEPCSADTGTCESCEPGWNGTQCHQPCPPGTFGENCGQQCPHCLLGEACQPDTGHCQSCDPGWLGPRCEDPCPRGTFGEGCRSSCPTCIQGTCDAVTGECICNAGYWGPSCNTSCPSGFHGNNCSVPCECPEGPCHPVSGACQLGPHSQDAALIAGILVPLLLLLLGIACCACCCWATRLDPKDRPVGDGAAVSRVKLQVWGALTSLGSALSCSSLSSHKLPWVTASLNHPLLPGPQTIPSLLILSRKRTMRALPTACHLRKGSSLWPKWSLQRPAWLEVPSRPPRMPPHRLPSHALPV, encoded by the exons ATGGAGGGGGTTGGGAACTGTGGGGGCCAAACTAAGTCAAACCCTCTCACTGCACTGACCGCCATGGAGCTGAGGCGGCTGCTCCCACTGCTACTGCTCTGGACTCGGAAGACCCAGGAGTCTGAGCTGGACCCTAGTGGGCGGCATGTCTGCACGGCCAGCAG CCCTGCTGCTGAGCTCCAGTGCTGCCCAGGCTGGAGGCAGAAAGACCAAGAATGCACCATTC CTCTCTGTGAGGGGCCCGATGCCTGCCAGAAAGACGAAGTATGTGTGAAACCAGGCGTTTGTCGATGCAAACCTGGATTCTTTGGGGCCCAGTGCAACTCCC GCTGCCCAGGCCAGTACTGGGGCCCTGACTGCCGCGAGAGCTGCAACTGCCACCCTCATGGCCAGTGCGAGCCTGACACTGGCGTGTGCCACTGCCAAGCAGACCGCTGGGGCAGCCGCTGCGAGTCCGTGTGCGCTTGCAGCCCTCACGGGCATTGTGACCCAAAGACCGGCGAGTGTCGCTGCAAGCCAGGCTGGTGGTCATCCACGTGCAGCCACCCATGCCAATGCAACCCAGCTACGGCGCGCTGTGATCAAGCCACTGGCTCCTGCCGGTGTGATGCAGGCTGGTGGGGCCGCCGCTGCAGCTTCCGCTGCAATTGCCATGGCTCGCCGTGCGCGCAAGAGTCAGGCCGCTGCGCCTGCCGACGCGGCTGGTGGGGCCCCGAGTGCCGGCAGCTTTGCGAGTGCGTGCGCGGCAGCTGCAACGCAGCCTCCGGCCGGTGTGCCTGCCCTCCTGGCTTCCTAGGCAAACGCTGCGAGCAGCCCTGCCCCGCGGGCTTCTATGGGGCACAGTGCAGCCACAG CTGTGGCCACTGCAAGCAGAATGAGCCGTGCTCAGCAGACACAGGCACCTGTGAGTCCTGTGAGCCAGGCTGGAATGGGACCCAGTGCCACCAGCCCTGCCCACCTGGCACCTTTGGCGAGAACTGTGGACAACAGTGCCCCCACTGCCTGCTTGGGGAGGCCTGTCAGCCAGACACTGGCCACTGTCAGAGCTGTGACCCTGGTTGGCTGGGGCCCAG GTGTGAAGACCCCTGCCCCAGGGGGACCTTTGGGGAGGGCTGTCGCTCGAGCTGCCCCACCTGTATTCAGGGGACTTGTGATGCTGTGACTGGGGAATGCATATGCAACGCTGGCTACTGGGGACCCAG CTGCAATACTTCATGCCCATCTGGCTTCCATGGAAACAACTGCTCTGTTCCCTGTGAATGCCCAGAGGGACCCTGCCACCCTGTCTCTGGGGCCTGCCAGCTGG GGCCTCACAGTCAGGATGCTGCCCTCATTGCTGGCATCCTTGTGCctctgctgctgctcctcctgGGCATTGCCTGCTGTGCCTGCTGCTGCTGGGCCACCCGGTTGGACCCCAAGGACAG GCCAGTGGGAGATGGAGCTGCTGTGTCCAGGGTGAAGCTCCAGGTCTGGGGGGCACTGACCAGCCTGGGATCTGCACTGTCCTGCAGTTCCCTCAGCAGCCACAAGCTTCCCTGGGTGACAG CTTCATTGAACCACCCTCTGCTGCCTGGGCCTCAGACGATTCCTTCTCTTCTGATTCTGAGTCGGAAGAGGACGATGAGGGCCCTGCCTACTGCGTGCCACCTCAGGAAG GGATCATCCCTGTGGCCCAAGTGGAGTCTCCAGAGACCAGCCTGGTTGGAGGTCCCTTCCCGCCCCCCGAGGATGCCTCCACACCGTTTGCCATCCCACGCACTTCCAGTTTAG